In Streptomyces paludis, the genomic stretch GGTGTACTCGGGCGTGTGCATCGACACCGGCTCGGGCACGGGCTTCTGCGCGGAGCACGCGGCCATCGCCGCCATGGTGACCGCCGGTGAGTACCGGATCACGAAGGTGGTCGCCGTGTGGCGCAGCGACGAGGGCATTCTGCACGTACTGCCGCCGTGCGGACGGTGCCGGGAGTTCATACGGCAGATCGACCCGGCGAACCTGGACACCGAAGTGGTCCTCGCCCGCGACAGGTCGGCAAGGCTCCGGGAACTGCTGCCCGCCCATGAATGGCCCGCCCCGCTGGACTGACGCGTCCCCGGACGGGGATGATCGGCCTCATGAGTACGGTCCTGTACGGAGCCCAGGTGACCCTCCGCCCGTCGACGGCGGCCGATATCCCGGCGCTGGCCGCGATCCGGTCCACGCCGGAGGTGTACGCGCGCTGGCGCGGCGGCGACGATCTGACGGCGGCGGTGGCCGAGGATCTCGGGGATCCCGAGGCCCGGAGCTTCACGGTC encodes the following:
- a CDS encoding cytidine deaminase family protein encodes the protein MTATSNSDLIAAADAVLNPHMVGGRLFGDVASTLVTEAGGVYSGVCIDTGSGTGFCAEHAAIAAMVTAGEYRITKVVAVWRSDEGILHVLPPCGRCREFIRQIDPANLDTEVVLARDRSARLRELLPAHEWPAPLD